In the Solanum pennellii chromosome 5, SPENNV200 genome, one interval contains:
- the LOC107020920 gene encoding holotricin-3-like: protein MVLQNQLGHHQSFSHEHNHYSAESNHGQMMRPFAMPFSQSSHNNHMMVSQHSGGYYGSHGHGHGHSNYGSHGHMPHDSTNFSSSTSMVHSDGGYGSGMNQSSHAHMSSMSMGHHGSHGHGHGLGFGGSQQNSYSQSQKINWALKNLDD from the coding sequence ATGGTTCTCCAAAATCAACTTGGTCATCATCAATCATTCTCTCATGAACACAACCACTATTCCGCGGAGAGCAACCATGGACAAATGATGAGGCCTTTCGCCATGCCATTTTCTCAGTCTTCTCACAATAATCACATGATGGTGAGCCAACACAGTGGCGGATATTATGGAAGCCATGGCCATGGCCATGGCCATAGCAACTATGGAAGTCATGGCCATATGCCACATGATTCAACCAACTTCTCAAGTAGCACAAGCATGGTCCATAGTGATGGTGGTTATGGTAGTGGGATGAACCAATCATCCCACGCCCATATGTCGTCCATGTCCATGGGACATCATGGAAGTCATGGTCATGGACATGGACTAGGTTTTGGTGGAAGCCAACAAAATAGCTACAGTCAGAGCCAGAAGATCAACTGGGCTCTCAAGAATTTGGATGACTAA
- the LOC107020023 gene encoding LOW QUALITY PROTEIN: histidine-rich glycoprotein (The sequence of the model RefSeq protein was modified relative to this genomic sequence to represent the inferred CDS: inserted 1 base in 1 codon), with protein sequence MVLQNQLGLNKHQSYSHEQXYYDSSHGQMMRPIGYCSTMPFSHNNHMMIDHGSHTQHHDEHYVHGIGHDNYGSHGHHGSHGHMPHESTNFSSSATMVHNDGGYGNRMQQSSHAHMSSMAMGHHGRYGHGHGGSHHSNYSQSQKFNWALKSIYMDCD encoded by the exons atgGTTCTCCAAAATCAACTTGGTTTGAACAAGCATCAATCATACTCTCATGAGC ACTATTATGATAGTAGTCATGGCCAAATGATGAGGCCTATAGGTTATTGTTCAACTATGCCATTTTCTCACAACAATCACATGATGATAGATCATGGTAGCCACACCCAACATCATGATGAACATTATGTCCATGGCATTGGACATGACAACTATGGTAGTCATGGCCATCATGGGAGTCATGGGCATATGCCACATGAATCAACCAACTTCTCAAGTAGTGCCACCATGGTCCATAATGATGGTGGCTATGGTAACAGGATGCAACAATCATCCCACGCCCATATGTCGTCCATGGCCATGGGACATCATGGTC GGTATGGTCATGGTCATGGGGGCAGCCATCATAGTAATTATAGTCAGAGCCAGAAGTTCAATTGGGCTCTCAAGAGTATATATATGGATTGTgattaa
- the LOC107020897 gene encoding uncharacterized protein LOC107020897, with translation MWGVTRFLEKVYIFEEGGSGYCSKKKDDICNEGAGRALSMSRLKCALRGLDLKTYIFLFLFVPTCVFGIYLHGQKITYFLRPLWEKPPKPFHEMPHYYHENVSMENLCKLHGWGIREYPRRVFDAVLFSNEVEMLTIRWKELFPYVTEFVLLESNSTFTGLPKPSYFANHRDQFEFVESRLTYGQIPGRFRKGENPFVEEAYQRLALDYLLKQAGIQDDDLLIMSDVDEIPSRHTINLLRWCDDTPPVLHLRLKNYLYSFEFLVDSNSWRASVHRYQSGKTRYAHYRQSDVILADAGWHCSFCFHHISEFIFKMKAYSHFDRVRFSHFLNPKRVQKVICEGADLFDMLPEEYTFREIIGKMGPIPHSYSAVHLPAYLLEKADQYKFLLPGNCMRESG, from the exons ATGTGGGGTGTCACTAGATTTTTGGagaaagtttatatttttgaagaagGGGGATCTGGGTATTGTTCAAAGAAGAAGGATGATATTTGTAatgag GGAGCTGGTCGAGCATTGAGCATGTCGAGACTAAAGTGTGCACTGCGTGGCTTGGACTTGAAAACATAtatcttcctttttttgtttgttccAACATGTGTATTTGGTATATATTTACATGGACAGAAAATCACTTATTTTCTACGACCATTATGGGAAAAGCCGCCAAAGCCTTTCCATGAGATGCCACACTATTATCATGAGAATGTGTCGATGGAGAATCTCTGTAAACTTCATGGATGGGGAATTCGGGAGTATCCTAGGCGTGTCTTTGATGCAGTGTTATTCAGTAATGAGGTGGAAATGCTGACCATACGGTGGAAAGAGTTGTTCCCTTATGTAACGGAGTTTGTTttacttgaatccaattcaACATTCACCGGATTGCCAAAGCCTTCGTACTTTGCTAATCACAGAGATCAGTTTGAGTTTGTTGAATCAAGATTGACATATGGGCAAATCCCTGGGAGATTTAGGAAAGGAGAGAACCCTTTTGTTGAGGAAGCTTATCAGAGACTTGCATTGGATTATCTCCTCAAACAAGCTGGTATTCAGGATGATGATTTGCTGATAATGTCGGACGTTGATGAGATACCTAGTAGACATACCATCAATCTGTTGAGGTGGTGTGATGACACTCCTCCAGTTCTTCATCTCCGATTGAAGAACTATCTCTATTCTTTTGAGTTCCTTGTGGATAGCAATAGCTGGAGAGCTTCTGTTCATCGGTACCAATCTGGTAAGACAAGGTATGCACATTATCGACAGTCAGACGTCATCTTAGCAGACGCAGGATGGCATTGTAGCTTTTGTTTCCACCACATAAGCGAGTTCATATTCAAGATGAAAGCGTACAGTCATTTTGACAGGGTAAGATTTTCTCATTTTCTGAATCCAAAGAGAGTGCAAAAGGTAATTTGTGAAGGAGCTGACTTATTTGATATGCTACCGGAGGAGTACACATTCAGGGAAATCATAGGGAAAATGGGTCCTATTCCCCACTCGTACTCTGCCGTTCACCTTCCAGCTTATCTTTTGGAAAAGGCAGATCAATATAAGTTTCTCTTGCCCGGTAATTGCATGAGAGAAAGTGGCTGA
- the LOC107019254 gene encoding subtilisin-like protease SBT3.9: MVENIYNLSPLDDVGHGTHVAYTAAGSYVNNLEYYGLNMGTVGWMDDKGESYFGGVDILAGIDDAIKDGVDVLSASFGGDLIDFSEVDTTSHGIPFVVARGNDGPDSYTVSPTSPWIILVAASNEDREIVTPITLANNNTILGKGIFQGKEQGFASLITFRNITSAEDIKSLNVEEVKGKVLMLFLQKEDDVNPSLKALNTSGILAFIAATNPLIGIYDYNQTSGVSIPFVYVDFEQGNQIFDYFQQCKSSNIDSKIKISRSEVLEGQKVILKVPKFSSRGPSSLTPDILKPDIAAPGVNILAAFPRDNGFIMYSGTSMAAPHVSGIIALLKVAHPTWSPAAIKSALVTTAWNEDTYGSEIFSEGVGDKIADPFDFGGGICNPNGAMDPGLIYDMDNNDYLNYVCSLGYSNEKVRNASTYFFGTNNSTTRGIICPSKVPSRLDLNLPSIAIPNLKNSVTIRRTVTNVGDVNSIYKLVVKSPRNSVIKVSPDVLKFDSNTKKISFEVKIISTYQRKSKFNFGSLANIML, from the exons ATggttgaaaatatatataatttatcaccATTAGATGATGTTGGACATGGTACACATGTTGCTTATACAGCTGCTGGTTCTTATGTTAATAATTTGGAATATTATGGTCTTAATATGGGGACA GTAGGTTGGATGGATGATAAAGGTGAATCATATTTTGGTGGTGTTGATATTCTTGCTGGTATTGATGATGCAATAAAAGATGGTGTTGATGTATTATCAGCATCATTTGGTGGTGATCTAATTGATTTTTCTGAAGTTGATACAA CATCTCATGGTATACCTTTTGTTGTTGCTCGAGGAAATGATGGACCTGACTCTTATACAGTTAGTCCTACTTCTCCATGGATCATACTTGTTGCTGCTAGTAATGAAGATAGAGAAATTGTTACTCCAATAACACTTGCCAACAACAACACAATACTA GGTAAGGGGATTTTCCAAGGGAAGGAGCAAGGGTTTGCTTCTTTGATCACTTTTAGAAATATAACAAG TGCTGAAGATATTAAATCTTTAAATGTTGAGGAAGTGAAAGGAAAAGTTTTAATGCTTTTCCTTCAAAAGGAAGATGATGTAAACCCATCTTTGAAGGCTTTAAATACTAGTGGGATATTGGCTTTTATTGCTGCTACTAACCCTCTTATTGGAATATATGACTACAATCAAACTAGCGGTGTCTCTATACCAtttgtttatgttgattttgAGCAAGGAAAtcaaatatttgattattttcaacAATGTAAATCGAG TAATATAGATTCTAAGATTAAAATCAGTCGATCTGAAGTTCTTGAGGGCCAGAAAGTAATCTTAAAGGTGCCTAAGTTCTCATCAAGAGGTCCAAGCTCACTTACGCCTGATATTTTGAAg cCGGATATTGCAGCTCCTGGTGTAAATATACTTGCAGCATTTCCTCGTGATAATGGATTTATAATGTATTCTGGAACATCAATGGCAGCTCCTCATGTTTCTGGAATTATTGCACTCCTTAAAGTTGCACATCCTACTTGGTCACCCGCGGCTATTAAATCCGCTCTTGTAACTACGG CGTGGAATGAAGACACATATGGATCTGAAATATTTTCAGAAGGAGTAGGAGATAAAATTGCTGATCCATTTGATTTTGGAGGTGGCATTTGTAATCCAAATGGAGCTATGGATCCTGGGTTAATATATGATATGGATAACAATGattatttgaattatgtttGCAGTTTGGGTTATAGTAATGAAAAGGTACGGAATGCGAGTACGTATTTTTTCGGTACGAATAATTCAACAACAAGAGGAATTATATGTCCAAGTAAAGTACCTTCAAGGTTGGATTTAAATCTCCCTTCAATAGCCATTCCAAATCTTAAGAATTCAGTTACTATTCGAAGAACTGTTACTAATGTTGGAGATGTCAACTCCATATATAAATTAGTGGTTAAATCTCCAAGAAATAGTGTAATTAAAGTGAGTCCAGATGTATTGAAGTTTGATTCCAACACAAAGAAGATATCATTTGAGGTCAAAATCATATCCACATATCAAAGGAAGAGTAAATTTAACTTTGGAAGTTTGGCAAACATTATGTTATAA